In Bacillota bacterium, the DNA window TCGGTCACGACCACCTCGCGGCCGGCAACCTTCAGGAAGCCCTCACGTCGTTCGACGGTCTTGCCCGGCCAGTTGCCCACCCGCTGGTGAAGCCCGGTCAGCAGGTTGAACAGGCTGCTCTTGCCGACATTGGGATTGCCGACCAGGGCCACGGTGAATGGCCGGCTGGTGGTGGGAGGGGTGCTGAGGGGGTGGCCGGCACCGTGGCAGCTCATACGCGCCGTGTGCCCTCCGGCTCCGGAGAGGCGGCCTCGCCGGGATCCACCTGGATGCGCCACGCCATCTGCCTGCCCACGGCCAGGCGCAAGCCCCGGACCGAGATGATGACCGGACCCCCTAGGCTGGAGAGCAGGCAGACGGGCGTGCCGGGGGTCAGCCCCATGGCCATGGCCCGGCTGACCAGGCCCCGACCCCCGCTGAGGGCCTGGATCCGGCCCCACTGGCCGGGCCGCAGGGCGTGGAGGGGAACGGTCCTGCCGGGCCGAGACGTGCCCGGCCGTTCAGGCGCCACCGGTCCCCCCCTCTCCCGAATGTTATTCCGAATTAGGAGTTATTCGCACTAACCAGAGCCCGAGACTGAGAATCGCTCTCAAGGCTCAGTCTACGGTCCCTTTCTCCCGCCGTCAAGGGTACGCGAGTCCGCGCCCGACAGGACATTCGTCACTCCAGGGCCATGATAGCGTAGCTTTACAATGGCCTCGGGGATAGCATCGCCGTTGATTAAGGTCCACCGCGGCTGGGGCTACGGTCAGGGCCCTATGGCCGCCATGACGGGCGGTCGATAGACTCCACCATGGTGGGA includes these proteins:
- a CDS encoding FeoA domain-containing protein, with the translated sequence MAPERPGTSRPGRTVPLHALRPGQWGRIQALSGGRGLVSRAMAMGLTPGTPVCLLSSLGGPVIISVRGLRLAVGRQMAWRIQVDPGEAASPEPEGTRRV